From the Anaerolineae bacterium genome, one window contains:
- a CDS encoding site-2 protease family protein produces the protein MLFSGLSFADIISRIIALLIAITVHEAAHAWSAFRLGDPTAKNMGRLTLNPLRHLDPLGSLMLLVAGVGWGKPVPVNPWNFRTSPKAGMAITSFAGPFSNLVVAALVSLLIRFGNLPLSLRGSAVLPGLGDILFSIILLNIGLAIFNLIPIAPLDGFSVALGLLPRRWALQYARLEQYGPIILVGLFAAGWILPVDPLGMLMRPAFAFFLKLFLGF, from the coding sequence ATGCTCTTCAGCGGCTTGAGCTTTGCCGATATTATCTCGCGTATTATCGCCTTGTTGATAGCCATCACGGTGCACGAGGCGGCGCACGCCTGGTCCGCCTTTCGGCTGGGGGACCCGACGGCGAAGAATATGGGCCGGCTGACGCTGAACCCCCTGCGCCATCTGGATCCGCTGGGAAGCCTGATGCTGTTGGTGGCCGGCGTGGGCTGGGGCAAGCCCGTTCCGGTGAACCCGTGGAATTTCCGCACAAGCCCCAAGGCCGGCATGGCCATCACCTCCTTCGCCGGCCCCTTTTCCAACCTGGTGGTCGCGGCCCTGGTGTCTCTGCTCATCCGCTTCGGCAACCTGCCCTTGTCACTGCGGGGGAGCGCCGTACTCCCGGGTCTGGGGGATATCCTCTTCAGCATCATCCTGTTGAACATCGGGCTGGCCATCTTCAACCTGATTCCCATCGCCCCGCTGGACGGATTCAGCGTGGCCCTGGGGCTCCTGCCCCGCCGCTGGGCACTGCAGTACGCCCGGCTGGAGCAGTACGGCCCTATTATCCTGGTGGGATTGTTCGCCGCCGGCTGGATACTGCCCGTTGACCCATTGGGCATGCTGATGCGGCCGGCGTTCGCCTTCTTCCTGAAACTGTTCCTGGGCTTCTGA
- a CDS encoding DUF951 domain-containing protein, producing MSEYREIRMGQVVQLRKPHPCGSDKWVVVRLGTDIGIRCLGCGRRVLLPRSTFLKRVKKWLDEPLPDAAGTSPPQLP from the coding sequence ATGTCAGAGTATCGGGAGATCCGCATGGGGCAGGTGGTGCAGTTGCGCAAACCCCATCCCTGCGGGTCCGATAAGTGGGTGGTGGTGCGGTTGGGCACGGATATCGGCATCCGCTGTCTGGGATGCGGCCGGCGCGTGCTGTTGCCCCGCAGTACGTTTCTCAAACGGGTCAAAAAGTGGCTCGATGAACCGCTTCCAGATGCCGCCGGCACATCTCCTCCCCAACTTCCGTGA